A genomic stretch from Anaerococcus mediterraneensis includes:
- a CDS encoding Cna B-type domain-containing protein — MKKRIMSLLLALMMLIQILVPQKIFAEGDSTLPHGKYTTVGKIDYKAFDSKTLIEMNKVAARNRKTKSKDKGVSLYSPGPYFGDDNEPTDEKKLKYHGNVKAKLSVKGLNGGEFQWNEIFGVDKDGNPKPAQLIFTQINDDTGVETGVERYLKITEAGTYAWTDGDKNPAELPLFNNKFEPFSYEVRIDENVADKVKLLTATFFGSEDASPTFEEPDADGRIKFNLTLELTLGQVTSTKFTSKWNTGLKETDRPQIQADATFSGTYMGKEKTKDLTIDLPKNDTDEVIVRDLDDQGDPNLVIAERLNNKPNIGIKKDTQGLTFEENNEVKTVKSGDHKFEYDFTYDVINGGKLTMTEIIPVTFDANGGKFASITEEGAKQEIIKEVDYDGTLTDKAETPTKPGKAFKGWTTDKDGKIPATDSDYKDLKAAKTFYAIWSDEDIQVEELKTTESFGSFPRRGEPKFTNDFVPTFEDLKRQVKVKDANGDFVALPDDVKFSIVDGTKEYTEDSVDLKKFLYDKVKENKDDEVSRTETVKAKVKYSDGTERKVEIPITVLKNIYKGSDQGGRFPHIPDDYVKVTVDPTDKAQNPDKAYYYVNPKAKVEIPGKGKDPVGAGDNIFSKWTIKADNDTVESDYTFGKRQIYDKDSTITAKYGTGKIKIVYLDENNKEIDTKYQITGQDYPSEKSGGLGGEADQLQFPSKGPKFKGYVFNIRDDIKGKYYKDPKDPDKLDTVTYKYNKKVTTKDPNNDNAYFKVVFDANGGSLGQDTQKTLWVYMFTGDNPVTFEEARAEIESEYGLPNKDKAEFKEWQDKADDGSKIADGYVVKVPNWDWTTYPEDGYTPEIFYAHYEQASALVKYLDLDGKPIADEFRIDTENYPTEKEGKAGETIANDVFTEETAPKFTGYKFNRIELNPKDGKYSLDKKTTIKIYYEKVPDVIPANPDGSNPDSVPEDYVRVEFVPTDKGSMDGDKVFFVNPKKEVTIPVSNPKANATYKFKEWKMGANAEGEKYTPSTPKKFTQDTTITATYEETENIIPYDPSVPDPMVRPDGYVRVTFAADPGLKLTEQKAYYVKKNAGITLGNAELEKPGYEAQTGYKFTEWDKNDETIINTDIVVTAKATKLDNVIPEKDKNDKPNEKPKGYKEVTFVVKTGDEVKGSITGVAKFYVNPTEYVTINPPATSANTGYEFGAWDKDATIPTVYKDDATITGSFNGLSDVIPKTKDDDSEKPKGYVTVSFEIEGQGGKIAEGEKTTYFVNPSKEVTINPPKTQADTGYEFKEWDKDTSKAKKYDQDTTVKGSFKKLDDIIPSTDDNGKPNAKPKGYVTVTFEKGDNGKSITGQTVYYVNPKADPVKTLGDTSIAKPTVKAETGYKFTGWNIADTKEILSDITVTAQYKPIDDVIPKDKPTGGENEKPDGYITVTFEKGANGELEGNTTFYVNPNKAVVLEDKAPTIKPNTGYTSAGWDTSINKAIQYKDGDKITALYNERRDVIPQENPDGTDKPAGYLTVTFDKGDHGKEITGKTVYYVKPNKEVTVPAPTVKPETGWKQKDGDQAWDSLLTQTFSKDTTIKAQYEELKNIIPGDQTKPDGYVTVTFEVKNGSLAGTTKYFVKPGVEVDLSDKADALTKIPDLGYTAEGGTWSPVITEKQYTSDESYKFNFVKLDDIIPETDENGNKNEQPKGYVKVEFRTDKNGILEGNTIFYVNPNAKKTMADITAPTIKANKGYKVGTPNWHADFTKDTTEIKEDRIYVANYESLGESKITYIPRDPEMGSVSPSSEDLSEDEDIKGSTATPKPGYEFVKWVDEKNVEVSDKETFIPKNKVSAVFIAVFKPKDPMTFTAKKVWKDDVNPVPTMNFTLYRKVKDSQDQPVEVPGAEVKEITKTKTEATWNDLPKVDSNDNAFEYSVKETFKDENSDVKNANWILGQMETVENGNNTITNKLKTVPGENDTPDENKHRMAKLTITKKIESTPINKVISMFRAPAAPMEFTFKVTDPYGKEETFKLKAGESKELDHLLYGEYTVEETDAKGLTPFVKINDGKETESNTGKVTLSKDAKEASVTFTNKNVKPSNPHIIEVKATKIWSGGPSTDHTAVDLKLYRQVDGGQKEEVKGVTPDTSRDAKDTSKFNYVWKDLSRINDDGKAYTYSIEEANVTDNKVKVGNNTYEVSQEGNTITNTYQVPKGNIEAEKVWEGLADKETPPTTYFKLYRKLDDCKECQPVENADVKELPAGTAKVTWEKQDLTDENGNKYIYSVKEVDANGNDAKPEGYVKVEKGLTVTNTKIAKDGKITITKKLENVPTRTTYSTRSAAEPIKFKFTITKPDGTSEEFQLGANESKTFKNLGYGKYTVKETQTQGYTPYFAIGDSEQTQSEKFVVAVNSSDEVNLTVTNKNVINQNDLTVRATKIWVGGPEADHTAVTLQLLRTSAKVGSSLEDVTNEYRLETLNNGKSDTITYVWRNLPKHDTDGYEYSYEVKELGVGTDKIYKVGENSYRSEITKDTVNTNGETIAFNITNTFQDPERRIVVAGHKKWEKVPDDDAVRPVVKFQLMRIADKEEEQKVGEPVEVAGDPDQNGLITVSFGYQDKYNANEDLYSYYVVELDANGEVINDKSVYEDASQTHKIKTTYDLVNMTVTNAYVGDDVEITPGEKPPVPTPTPKPTPEPEPEPNPNPEPEPEPNPEPSPDVIPTPSPDDNPIVPGDEDKEKDPDKEKDKDPDKEKTPEKDKDKTPEKKPEEKTPDKEKEKPPVEIDTNKKPDKPGKKVVETIGQAGSKVVNGVKDFLNPKTGIITNYEIYLGLIAASSVGLFFTREKKNKDEE; from the coding sequence ATGAAAAAACGAATAATGTCATTGCTCTTAGCATTAATGATGTTAATTCAAATCCTTGTACCGCAAAAGATATTTGCAGAGGGAGACAGTACTCTCCCTCATGGCAAATATACAACTGTGGGCAAGATTGATTATAAGGCATTTGATTCTAAGACATTGATAGAAATGAATAAGGTTGCAGCGAGGAATAGAAAAACTAAAAGCAAAGATAAAGGCGTTAGTTTATATAGTCCAGGACCTTATTTTGGAGACGATAACGAACCAACAGATGAAAAAAAGCTAAAGTATCATGGAAACGTAAAGGCCAAACTAAGTGTAAAAGGACTTAATGGTGGAGAATTCCAATGGAATGAAATCTTTGGAGTAGATAAAGATGGAAATCCAAAACCTGCACAATTAATATTTACACAGATTAATGACGACACAGGTGTTGAGACAGGTGTAGAACGTTATTTAAAAATAACTGAAGCTGGAACATACGCCTGGACAGATGGTGATAAAAATCCTGCCGAACTTCCATTGTTCAATAACAAATTTGAACCTTTTTCCTACGAAGTAAGGATAGATGAGAATGTAGCAGATAAAGTCAAACTACTAACAGCTACTTTCTTTGGGTCAGAGGATGCATCCCCAACCTTTGAAGAACCAGACGCTGATGGCAGGATTAAATTTAATTTAACTTTAGAGCTAACTTTAGGACAAGTAACATCAACTAAATTTACATCAAAATGGAATACAGGCCTTAAGGAAACAGATAGACCACAAATCCAAGCCGATGCAACATTTAGTGGTACCTATATGGGTAAGGAAAAAACTAAAGATCTTACTATTGACTTACCAAAAAATGATACAGACGAAGTTATTGTAAGAGACCTTGATGATCAAGGGGATCCTAATTTAGTCATAGCAGAACGTCTTAATAATAAACCTAATATAGGAATTAAGAAAGATACACAAGGTTTAACTTTTGAAGAAAATAATGAAGTTAAGACTGTCAAGTCAGGCGACCACAAATTCGAATACGACTTCACCTACGATGTCATAAACGGCGGTAAGCTCACCATGACAGAGATCATCCCAGTGACCTTTGATGCCAATGGTGGTAAGTTTGCTTCTATTACTGAAGAAGGGGCAAAGCAAGAAATCATAAAAGAAGTTGACTATGATGGCACTTTAACTGACAAGGCCGAAACTCCTACAAAGCCAGGTAAGGCTTTCAAGGGCTGGACTACAGATAAAGATGGAAAGATTCCTGCAACTGATAGCGATTATAAAGACCTTAAAGCTGCCAAGACTTTTTATGCAATTTGGTCCGACGAAGACATCCAAGTTGAAGAGCTTAAAACTACTGAATCATTTGGAAGCTTTCCTAGAAGAGGGGAACCAAAATTCACCAATGACTTTGTTCCTACATTTGAGGATTTAAAGAGGCAAGTTAAGGTCAAAGATGCCAATGGTGATTTTGTAGCACTACCTGATGATGTAAAATTCTCTATAGTAGACGGAACAAAAGAATATACAGAAGATAGCGTTGACCTAAAGAAATTTCTTTATGACAAGGTAAAAGAGAATAAGGATGACGAAGTCTCAAGAACTGAAACAGTAAAGGCAAAGGTCAAATACTCTGACGGGACTGAAAGAAAGGTAGAAATCCCTATTACGGTCTTGAAAAATATCTATAAGGGTAGTGACCAAGGCGGCAGGTTCCCACATATACCTGATGACTATGTAAAGGTAACCGTTGATCCGACAGATAAAGCTCAAAACCCAGATAAGGCCTATTACTATGTAAATCCTAAAGCCAAAGTTGAAATTCCAGGCAAAGGTAAAGACCCAGTGGGAGCTGGTGACAATATCTTTTCTAAGTGGACCATAAAGGCAGATAATGATACTGTTGAGTCTGACTATACATTTGGAAAGAGACAAATCTACGATAAGGACTCTACAATCACCGCCAAATATGGAACTGGGAAAATCAAGATTGTTTATCTTGATGAAAATAACAAGGAAATCGACACGAAGTATCAGATAACCGGACAAGATTACCCTTCAGAAAAATCTGGTGGCCTTGGTGGAGAGGCTGATCAGCTTCAATTTCCTAGCAAAGGCCCTAAATTTAAGGGATATGTCTTTAATATTAGAGATGACATAAAGGGCAAATACTATAAGGACCCAAAAGATCCTGATAAACTAGATACAGTCACTTACAAATACAATAAAAAAGTAACAACAAAAGATCCGAATAATGATAATGCTTACTTTAAAGTAGTTTTCGATGCCAATGGTGGTTCACTTGGACAAGATACTCAAAAGACTCTTTGGGTGTATATGTTTACAGGTGACAACCCAGTAACCTTTGAAGAAGCTAGGGCAGAAATAGAAAGCGAATACGGCCTTCCAAATAAAGACAAGGCTGAATTTAAAGAATGGCAAGACAAGGCAGATGACGGATCAAAAATTGCTGATGGTTATGTAGTAAAGGTCCCAAATTGGGATTGGACAACATACCCTGAGGATGGTTATACACCAGAAATTTTCTACGCCCACTATGAACAAGCCAGCGCTCTTGTTAAATACCTTGACCTAGACGGCAAGCCTATTGCTGATGAATTTAGAATTGACACAGAAAACTATCCAACAGAAAAAGAAGGCAAAGCTGGCGAAACTATAGCTAATGATGTCTTTACAGAAGAAACTGCCCCTAAGTTTACAGGCTATAAATTTAACAGGATCGAACTAAATCCAAAAGATGGAAAATATAGCCTAGACAAGAAGACAACAATTAAGATTTACTACGAAAAAGTTCCTGATGTCATTCCTGCAAATCCTGATGGAAGCAACCCTGATTCAGTACCTGAAGATTATGTAAGGGTAGAGTTTGTACCAACAGACAAAGGAAGCATGGATGGAGACAAAGTTTTCTTTGTAAATCCTAAAAAGGAAGTAACTATACCAGTAAGTAATCCAAAAGCTAATGCTACTTACAAATTCAAAGAGTGGAAGATGGGTGCAAATGCTGAGGGAGAAAAATATACTCCAAGCACTCCTAAAAAGTTTACACAAGATACAACTATCACAGCAACCTATGAGGAAACAGAAAATATTATTCCTTACGACCCAAGCGTACCAGATCCAATGGTTAGACCAGATGGCTATGTAAGAGTAACTTTTGCAGCAGACCCAGGCTTAAAATTAACAGAGCAAAAAGCATATTATGTAAAGAAAAATGCAGGTATAACACTTGGAAATGCTGAACTTGAAAAACCAGGATACGAAGCACAAACTGGTTACAAGTTTACAGAATGGGACAAAAATGATGAGACTATTATAAACACTGATATAGTTGTAACAGCAAAGGCTACAAAACTTGACAATGTTATTCCGGAAAAAGATAAAAATGACAAACCAAATGAAAAGCCAAAAGGCTATAAGGAAGTAACATTTGTAGTAAAAACTGGAGATGAAGTTAAGGGTTCAATTACTGGCGTTGCAAAATTCTATGTAAACCCTACAGAATATGTTACAATCAATCCACCAGCTACAAGTGCCAACACAGGCTATGAATTTGGAGCATGGGATAAGGATGCTACAATCCCAACAGTTTATAAAGATGATGCAACAATCACAGGGTCTTTTAATGGTTTGAGTGATGTCATTCCAAAAACAAAAGATGATGACTCAGAAAAACCAAAAGGCTATGTAACAGTAAGCTTTGAAATAGAAGGCCAAGGCGGAAAGATTGCTGAGGGTGAGAAGACAACATACTTTGTAAACCCATCTAAAGAAGTAACAATCAATCCACCAAAGACCCAAGCTGATACAGGATATGAATTTAAAGAATGGGATAAAGATACAAGTAAAGCTAAAAAGTATGACCAAGACACCACAGTCAAAGGTTCTTTCAAAAAGCTTGATGACATAATCCCATCAACTGATGACAATGGAAAGCCAAACGCCAAACCAAAAGGCTATGTAACAGTTACTTTTGAAAAAGGCGATAACGGTAAATCAATAACAGGTCAAACTGTTTACTATGTAAATCCAAAAGCAGACCCAGTTAAAACATTAGGCGATACATCAATAGCAAAACCAACAGTAAAAGCTGAAACAGGCTATAAGTTCACTGGCTGGAATATTGCTGATACAAAAGAAATATTAAGTGATATAACAGTTACAGCACAATATAAACCTATTGATGATGTGATTCCAAAAGATAAGCCAACAGGTGGAGAAAATGAAAAACCTGATGGATACATCACAGTCACATTCGAAAAGGGTGCTAATGGAGAATTAGAAGGAAATACAACATTCTATGTAAATCCTAATAAGGCAGTTGTGCTTGAGGATAAAGCTCCAACTATAAAACCAAATACTGGATACACTTCAGCAGGTTGGGATACAAGCATCAACAAAGCAATCCAATATAAGGACGGCGATAAAATTACTGCTCTTTATAACGAAAGAAGAGACGTAATCCCACAAGAAAATCCAGATGGTACAGATAAGCCAGCAGGCTACCTAACAGTAACATTTGATAAGGGTGACCATGGAAAAGAAATAACAGGCAAAACTGTCTACTATGTAAAACCAAACAAAGAAGTAACAGTCCCAGCTCCAACTGTAAAACCAGAAACAGGTTGGAAGCAAAAAGACGGAGACCAAGCTTGGGATAGTCTATTAACCCAAACATTTAGTAAAGACACAACAATTAAAGCCCAATATGAAGAACTAAAAAACATAATCCCAGGAGACCAAACTAAACCTGATGGATATGTTACAGTAACATTTGAGGTTAAAAATGGTAGTCTAGCAGGTACAACAAAATACTTTGTAAAACCAGGTGTTGAAGTTGATTTATCTGATAAGGCTGATGCCCTAACAAAAATTCCAGACCTAGGCTACACAGCAGAAGGCGGAACTTGGTCACCTGTAATAACTGAAAAGCAGTATACAAGTGATGAAAGCTACAAATTCAACTTTGTAAAATTAGATGATATAATTCCAGAAACAGATGAAAATGGTAATAAAAACGAACAACCAAAAGGCTATGTAAAGGTAGAATTTAGGACAGATAAAAACGGTATTCTAGAAGGAAATACAATTTTCTATGTAAATCCAAATGCTAAAAAGACCATGGCGGATATTACTGCTCCTACTATAAAAGCCAACAAGGGCTACAAGGTAGGAACTCCAAACTGGCATGCAGACTTTACAAAAGATACCACAGAGATCAAAGAAGATAGGATCTATGTAGCCAACTACGAATCCCTAGGCGAATCAAAAATAACCTATATACCTAGAGATCCAGAAATGGGAAGCGTAAGCCCTAGCTCAGAAGACTTATCAGAAGATGAAGATATAAAAGGCTCAACTGCTACACCAAAACCAGGTTATGAATTTGTAAAATGGGTTGATGAAAAGAATGTAGAAGTTAGCGATAAAGAAACATTTATCCCTAAAAATAAAGTATCAGCTGTATTTATAGCGGTATTTAAACCTAAAGACCCAATGACATTTACAGCAAAGAAAGTTTGGAAAGATGATGTTAATCCTGTACCAACTATGAACTTCACCCTTTATAGGAAAGTTAAAGATTCACAAGATCAACCTGTTGAAGTTCCAGGTGCAGAAGTAAAAGAAATCACAAAAACAAAGACTGAAGCGACTTGGAATGACCTTCCAAAAGTAGATTCTAATGATAATGCTTTTGAATATTCTGTAAAAGAAACATTTAAGGATGAAAATTCTGATGTTAAAAATGCCAACTGGATACTAGGCCAAATGGAAACTGTTGAAAATGGTAATAATACCATTACCAACAAGCTAAAAACAGTACCAGGTGAAAATGATACTCCAGATGAAAACAAACACAGAATGGCTAAGCTTACAATCACTAAAAAGATTGAAAGTACTCCTATAAATAAAGTTATATCTATGTTTAGGGCTCCAGCAGCTCCAATGGAATTTACTTTCAAGGTAACAGACCCATATGGAAAAGAAGAGACATTCAAATTAAAGGCTGGAGAAAGCAAAGAGCTTGACCATTTGCTATACGGTGAATACACTGTTGAAGAAACTGATGCCAAGGGATTAACTCCATTTGTAAAAATTAATGATGGTAAAGAAACCGAATCCAATACAGGAAAAGTTACCCTAAGCAAAGATGCCAAAGAAGCTAGTGTAACATTTACTAACAAGAATGTAAAACCATCAAATCCACATATCATTGAAGTTAAGGCTACAAAGATTTGGTCAGGTGGTCCAAGCACAGACCATACAGCGGTTGACCTAAAACTTTACAGACAAGTTGATGGTGGACAAAAAGAAGAAGTGAAAGGTGTTACTCCAGATACATCTCGCGATGCGAAGGACACTTCTAAATTCAACTATGTATGGAAAGACTTATCAAGAATCAACGATGATGGCAAGGCATACACTTATAGTATAGAAGAAGCTAATGTTACTGACAACAAAGTAAAAGTTGGCAACAACACTTATGAGGTAAGCCAAGAAGGCAATACCATCACAAACACCTACCAAGTTCCAAAAGGAAATATCGAGGCTGAAAAAGTTTGGGAAGGCTTGGCAGATAAGGAGACTCCACCAACCACCTACTTCAAACTTTACAGAAAATTAGATGACTGTAAGGAATGCCAACCAGTAGAAAATGCAGATGTAAAAGAACTTCCAGCTGGAACTGCAAAAGTTACTTGGGAAAAACAAGACCTAACTGATGAAAACGGCAATAAATACATCTATTCTGTAAAAGAAGTAGATGCCAATGGCAATGATGCTAAACCTGAAGGTTATGTAAAGGTTGAAAAAGGCCTAACAGTTACAAATACAAAGATAGCCAAAGATGGTAAGATAACAATTACCAAGAAGCTTGAAAATGTTCCAACAAGGACAACATACTCAACAAGGTCTGCTGCAGAACCTATTAAATTTAAGTTTACAATCACTAAACCAGATGGAACTAGCGAAGAATTCCAACTTGGAGCTAATGAGTCTAAGACTTTTAAAAACCTAGGCTATGGTAAATACACTGTCAAAGAAACACAAACCCAAGGTTATACTCCATACTTTGCTATAGGAGATAGCGAACAAACTCAAAGCGAAAAATTTGTAGTGGCTGTAAATAGCAGCGATGAAGTAAACTTAACTGTAACAAATAAAAACGTCATTAATCAAAATGACCTCACAGTAAGGGCTACAAAGATTTGGGTCGGTGGACCAGAAGCTGACCACACAGCTGTAACACTTCAACTCCTAAGGACAAGTGCTAAAGTTGGTAGTAGTCTAGAAGATGTTACTAATGAATATAGGCTTGAAACATTAAATAATGGCAAGTCCGATACTATAACCTATGTTTGGAGAAACCTTCCAAAACATGACACTGATGGCTACGAATACAGCTATGAAGTTAAAGAACTAGGAGTTGGAACAGATAAGATTTATAAGGTTGGAGAAAATTCTTATAGGTCTGAAATAACAAAGGATACAGTAAATACTAACGGTGAGACTATCGCCTTTAATATTACTAACACCTTCCAAGATCCAGAAAGAAGAATAGTAGTAGCAGGTCATAAGAAGTGGGAAAAAGTTCCAGATGATGATGCTGTAAGACCTGTAGTCAAATTCCAATTAATGAGAATAGCTGATAAAGAAGAAGAACAGAAAGTTGGCGAACCGGTAGAAGTGGCTGGAGATCCAGATCAAAATGGATTGATCACAGTAAGTTTTGGTTATCAAGATAAATATAATGCCAATGAAGACCTTTATTCTTACTATGTAGTTGAATTGGATGCAAACGGAGAGGTCATCAATGACAAATCTGTTTATGAAGATGCAAGCCAAACACATAAGATTAAGACAACATATGATTTAGTGAATATGACTGTTACTAATGCTTATGTTGGTGATGATGTGGAAATAACACCAGGTGAAAAACCACCAGTTCCTACACCAACACCAAAACCAACTCCAGAGCCAGAACCAGAACCAAATCCAAATCCAGAACCAGAACCAGAACCAAATCCAGAACCAAGTCCAGATGTGATACCTACTCCTAGTCCAGATGACAACCCTATAGTCCCTGGTGATGAGGATAAGGAAAAAGATCCTGACAAGGAAAAGGATAAGGACCCTGACAAGGAGAAAACTCCTGAAAAGGATAAGGATAAAACTCCTGAAAAGAAACCAGAAGAAAAAACTCCTGACAAAGAAAAGGAAAAACCACCTGTAGAAATTGACACCAACAAAAAACCAGATAAACCTGGCAAAAAAGTTGTAGAAACTATTGGCCAAGCAGGTAGTAAAGTTGTAAATGGAGTCAAAGACTTCCTAAATCCTAAAACAGGTATAATTACCAACTATGAAATTTACCTAGGATTGATAGCAGCTTCTAGTGTCGGACTATTCTTTACAAGAGAAAAAAAGAATAAGGACGAAGAATAA